The following are encoded in a window of Aerococcus sanguinicola genomic DNA:
- the rnpM gene encoding RNase P modulator RnpM: MKKKKIPMRKCVVSNEQVPKKDLVRVVRTPEKEVAIDPSGKMNGRGAYVSLDSDLVQKAWDKHLLDRHLNVDISDEFYEELKAYVAHQKARKELFENEEF, encoded by the coding sequence TTGAAAAAGAAAAAAATTCCCATGCGGAAATGTGTGGTCTCCAATGAACAGGTCCCTAAGAAGGACTTAGTGCGTGTGGTCCGAACACCTGAAAAGGAAGTCGCCATTGACCCCAGCGGTAAAATGAATGGCCGCGGTGCTTATGTGAGCTTGGACTCAGACCTCGTCCAAAAAGCCTGGGACAAACATCTCCTGGACCGTCATCTCAATGTCGATATTTCAGATGAATTCTACGAAGAATTGAAAGCCTACGTTGCCCACCAAAAGGCGCGTAAGGAATTATTTGAAAATGAAGAATTCTAA
- a CDS encoding L7Ae/L30e/S12e/Gadd45 family ribosomal protein, producing the protein MKNSKLNRLGLAQVAGKLESGEDQVLKAIRSGQAKLVFVANDASPRTQKKFKDKCSYYKIPINLDHDTLAISQALGKKRSTCALTDSGFAKAFLD; encoded by the coding sequence ATGAAGAATTCTAAGTTAAACCGCCTGGGCCTAGCCCAAGTGGCGGGTAAATTGGAGAGTGGCGAAGACCAAGTGCTTAAGGCAATTCGTTCAGGCCAAGCTAAGTTGGTTTTTGTAGCCAATGATGCCAGCCCGCGGACACAAAAAAAATTTAAAGATAAATGTTCATATTATAAGATACCTATTAACTTAGACCATGATACGCTAGCTATCAGCCAGGCACTGGGCAAGAAACGTTCGACTTGTGCCCTAACTGATTCTGGTTTTGCCAAGGCGTTTTTGGACTAA
- the infB gene encoding translation initiation factor IF-2, with protein sequence MSKKRVYEYAKEKNLSSKEVLKKAKEAGLEFKSHMSSMSDDQIKQLDQALAKKKDQDKPAQNTQKAKKNNTNKAKANDQDKKGKTKKDQAKGNMSKNKNKKKNQNKRQRNQNKNNHKHPNYNKRKKIHHDQPKNNKPKELPEKVVFTDGMTVAELAKKIKRSPADIIKKLFMMGIMATQNESLERDAIELILDDYGIEAEEKVIVDRSDFDHYFEEAANEEEDKLKSRPAVVTIMGHVDHGKTTLLDYLRQANVVEGEAGGITQHIGAYQVKANDELITFLDTPGHAAFTTMRARGADVTDIVIIVVAADDGVMPQTVEAINHAKAADVPIIVAVNKIDKPTANPDRVKNELMEYGLVPEEWGGDTIFVNISAKFGENIDELLEMILLISEVEEYKANPDTYAIGSVIEARLDAHRGAIATVLVQNGTLHTGDAIVVGDTYGRVRTMVNDQGRRIHDASPSTPVEITGLQNAPSAGDRFVVFEDEKTARTVGEERASRAQEERRQAHTKVTLDNLFDTIKEGQMKTVNVIIKADVQGSAEALAGSLKKIDVEDVRVDIVHSAVGAVNESDVTLASASNAIIIGFNVRPTPQAKAQAQAEDVEIRLHNVIYNAIQEIEDAMTGLLDPEYEEQVTGEVVIRETYKVSKVGTIGGAYVTNGVIRRSSKVRVIRDNIVIYDGELASLRRFKDDVKEVSKGFECGLMIENYNDIKVDDIIEPYEMVEIKRK encoded by the coding sequence ATGTCAAAAAAACGTGTCTATGAGTACGCAAAAGAAAAGAACTTATCCAGTAAGGAAGTATTGAAGAAAGCCAAAGAAGCTGGCCTAGAATTCAAGAGCCATATGTCTTCAATGTCTGATGATCAAATTAAACAGCTTGACCAAGCCCTAGCGAAGAAGAAGGACCAGGACAAGCCTGCCCAGAATACGCAAAAGGCCAAGAAAAATAACACGAATAAAGCGAAAGCAAATGACCAAGACAAGAAGGGCAAAACAAAGAAAGATCAGGCAAAAGGAAATATGAGCAAAAACAAAAATAAGAAGAAAAATCAAAATAAACGGCAGCGTAACCAGAATAAAAACAACCACAAGCATCCAAACTACAACAAACGGAAGAAAATCCACCATGACCAACCTAAGAACAATAAGCCTAAGGAACTTCCAGAAAAAGTTGTCTTTACCGACGGGATGACAGTGGCTGAGCTGGCTAAGAAAATTAAACGCTCACCAGCTGATATCATTAAGAAGCTCTTCATGATGGGGATCATGGCCACTCAAAACGAATCCCTAGAGCGTGATGCCATTGAATTAATCCTCGATGATTACGGCATTGAAGCCGAAGAAAAAGTAATTGTTGACCGGTCTGACTTTGACCACTACTTCGAAGAAGCAGCCAATGAAGAGGAAGACAAGCTGAAGAGCCGTCCCGCTGTTGTGACGATTATGGGTCACGTTGACCACGGGAAAACCACCTTATTGGATTACTTGCGTCAAGCCAATGTGGTTGAAGGTGAAGCCGGGGGCATTACCCAGCACATCGGGGCCTACCAGGTCAAGGCCAATGATGAATTGATTACCTTCCTCGATACCCCAGGACACGCGGCCTTCACTACCATGCGGGCTCGTGGGGCAGACGTTACCGATATTGTTATCATTGTTGTTGCGGCAGATGATGGCGTAATGCCACAGACTGTTGAAGCGATCAACCATGCCAAAGCAGCTGATGTGCCAATCATTGTTGCTGTCAACAAGATCGATAAGCCAACTGCCAATCCTGACCGGGTGAAAAATGAGTTAATGGAATACGGCCTAGTCCCTGAAGAATGGGGCGGGGACACCATCTTTGTCAATATTTCTGCTAAGTTTGGGGAAAATATCGATGAACTATTAGAAATGATTCTACTGATCTCTGAAGTGGAAGAATATAAGGCCAACCCAGATACCTATGCTATCGGCTCTGTAATTGAAGCCCGCTTGGATGCCCATCGTGGGGCCATTGCTACGGTCTTAGTTCAAAATGGGACCCTCCATACTGGAGATGCTATTGTTGTTGGGGATACCTATGGCCGGGTTCGGACCATGGTCAATGACCAGGGCCGCCGCATCCATGACGCCAGCCCATCTACTCCAGTCGAAATCACTGGTCTGCAAAATGCGCCTTCAGCTGGGGACCGCTTCGTTGTCTTTGAAGATGAGAAGACAGCGCGTACGGTAGGTGAAGAACGCGCTTCTCGGGCTCAAGAAGAACGTCGCCAAGCCCATACCAAGGTTACCTTGGATAATCTCTTTGATACCATTAAGGAAGGTCAAATGAAGACCGTTAATGTGATTATCAAGGCCGACGTCCAAGGTTCAGCTGAAGCCCTAGCAGGTAGCTTGAAGAAGATCGATGTGGAAGATGTTCGCGTTGATATTGTCCACAGTGCTGTCGGTGCGGTAAACGAAAGTGACGTGACCCTTGCTTCCGCTTCCAACGCTATCATTATTGGCTTCAACGTACGCCCAACCCCTCAAGCTAAGGCCCAAGCCCAAGCTGAAGATGTTGAAATCCGTCTCCACAATGTCATCTATAATGCCATCCAAGAGATTGAAGACGCCATGACCGGCCTCCTTGATCCTGAATACGAAGAACAAGTGACAGGTGAAGTGGTTATCCGTGAAACCTACAAGGTATCTAAAGTCGGAACCATCGGTGGGGCCTATGTCACTAACGGTGTGATTCGTCGCTCTAGCAAGGTCCGCGTGATCCGCGATAATATTGTTATCTACGATGGTGAATTGGCTTCTCTGCGTCGTTTCAAAGACGATGTGAAAGAAGTCAGCAAGGGCTTTGAATGCGGCTTAATGATCGAAAACTATAACGATATCAAGGTTGATGATATTATTGAACCTTACGAAATGGTTGAAATTAAACGTAAATAA
- the rbfA gene encoding 30S ribosome-binding factor RbfA: MAKYRVERVAQEILREVNDILQKRVKDPRVENVTITDVDVTGDLQQATVYYSTLDKSESKREEVQKGLDKASGLIRSEVGKRLQIYKTPELSFKRDSSLEYGEHIDALLNKIKAEDK; the protein is encoded by the coding sequence ATGGCTAAGTACCGTGTGGAACGCGTTGCCCAGGAAATCCTCCGGGAAGTCAATGACATCCTGCAAAAACGGGTCAAAGATCCCCGGGTCGAAAACGTCACCATCACTGATGTTGATGTAACTGGCGACCTCCAACAAGCCACGGTTTACTATTCGACTCTAGATAAGTCCGAAAGTAAGCGAGAAGAAGTGCAAAAAGGCTTAGACAAGGCATCTGGCCTTATCCGAAGTGAAGTTGGTAAGCGCCTGCAAATTTATAAAACACCTGAATTAAGCTTTAAGCGCGATAGTTCGCTCGAATACGGTGAGCATATCGATGCCTTGTTGAATAAGATTAAAGCTGAAGACAAATAG
- a CDS encoding MsnO8 family LLM class oxidoreductase codes for MKLSALDLISRPKDKNLSQAYADSIQLAQYLDQIGYQRIWYAEHHGSGTHGSSAPEILAAYVAAASQQIRVGTGGTMIMHYSPLKIAEVFKSLATLAPDRVDLGIGRAPGGGRQAIYALGQGDPNWPDDLYQKTATILQFISEEDRTDPLYQGIEASPQGLESLPQAWMLGSSGDSAGHSGRLGMGYSFAKFFGVKAPVDIFNHYRQSFRPSAFHQEPQTMSTYMVVAADSHEEADYQAKSLEIARFEQAQNRFNPILSAEEAAAINLSPQAEHFIQEQEKRRIFVKGTAEEVRDILLEEKDRYQFDEIMIYTPLADQDARRRSYQLIYDQLAQA; via the coding sequence ATGAAATTATCTGCTCTCGATCTCATTAGCCGGCCCAAGGATAAAAACTTAAGCCAGGCCTATGCCGACAGTATCCAACTCGCCCAGTACCTCGACCAAATCGGCTACCAGCGGATCTGGTATGCGGAACACCATGGCTCAGGAACGCACGGTTCTTCCGCTCCAGAAATCCTTGCTGCCTATGTGGCTGCTGCTAGCCAACAAATTCGTGTGGGGACGGGAGGGACCATGATCATGCACTATTCCCCTCTGAAGATTGCTGAAGTCTTCAAATCATTAGCCACGCTAGCTCCTGACCGGGTGGACCTCGGTATTGGACGGGCACCAGGCGGAGGACGTCAGGCAATCTATGCCCTGGGCCAAGGCGACCCCAACTGGCCGGATGATCTCTACCAAAAAACAGCGACCATTCTCCAATTCATCAGTGAAGAAGACCGGACAGACCCTCTCTATCAAGGGATTGAAGCCTCGCCCCAGGGACTTGAAAGCCTGCCCCAAGCTTGGATGCTAGGCTCGAGCGGTGACTCAGCGGGCCACAGTGGTCGTTTAGGAATGGGCTATAGCTTTGCCAAGTTCTTTGGGGTTAAAGCGCCGGTTGATATCTTCAACCACTACCGGCAAAGCTTCCGCCCAAGCGCCTTCCACCAAGAACCACAAACCATGTCGACCTATATGGTGGTCGCAGCAGACAGCCATGAAGAAGCAGACTACCAAGCTAAGTCCTTGGAAATCGCCCGCTTCGAACAGGCTCAAAACCGCTTTAACCCCATCTTATCTGCCGAAGAAGCTGCAGCTATCAACTTATCCCCTCAGGCCGAACACTTTATTCAAGAACAAGAAAAACGACGGATCTTCGTCAAAGGAACGGCCGAAGAAGTGCGCGATATTCTGCTGGAAGAAAAAGATCGCTATCAATTTGATGAAATCATGATCTACACGCCTCTAGCAGACCAAGATGCCCGGCGCCGGTCCTATCAATTAATCTACGACCAGCTCGCCCAAGCTTAA
- the truB gene encoding tRNA pseudouridine(55) synthase TruB encodes MDGIIALWKEKGMTSHDCVFKLRKILKTKKVGHTGTLDPNVDGVLPICVGKATKLVDFMVDKDKVYRGEICLGFATDTQDLDGQVVAESFLDMPLTDEDLAEGLSSLEGWIDQVPPMYSAVKVKGRRLYDYARAGETVERPKRKARVDYFAQTGPMTYNKDKGRLTFPFEVKCGKGTYIRTLATDLGAYFGQEATMTQLTRIASTPFKASDCYRLEEIKAMMEAGDDQSFLHPLDELLAQYPIWQVPDHLKKLVANGAVLNQENLPTELADKLPVRAYIDGQLKALYGQHPDLSEQMKPLKMF; translated from the coding sequence ATGGATGGGATTATTGCTTTATGGAAAGAAAAAGGCATGACCAGTCATGACTGCGTCTTTAAACTTAGAAAAATACTGAAGACTAAAAAAGTGGGACACACAGGAACTCTCGACCCCAATGTCGATGGGGTCTTGCCTATTTGTGTTGGTAAGGCGACTAAGCTGGTTGATTTTATGGTGGATAAGGATAAGGTCTATCGCGGTGAAATTTGCCTAGGTTTCGCTACGGATACCCAGGACTTGGATGGCCAAGTGGTAGCTGAGAGTTTTCTGGATATGCCACTTACCGATGAGGATTTAGCTGAAGGTTTGAGCTCACTAGAAGGTTGGATTGACCAGGTGCCACCGATGTACTCAGCGGTCAAGGTGAAGGGACGCCGCCTCTATGACTATGCCCGTGCAGGGGAGACAGTTGAGCGTCCCAAGCGCAAGGCCCGGGTCGATTATTTTGCGCAGACAGGCCCCATGACTTACAATAAAGATAAAGGACGTTTGACCTTTCCATTTGAAGTCAAGTGCGGCAAGGGGACCTATATTCGGACCCTAGCGACGGACCTCGGCGCTTATTTCGGCCAAGAAGCGACGATGACCCAACTGACTCGGATAGCCTCGACCCCCTTTAAAGCCAGTGATTGTTACCGTCTAGAAGAGATTAAAGCGATGATGGAAGCTGGCGACGACCAGTCCTTCCTCCATCCCCTTGATGAGCTCTTGGCCCAATATCCGATCTGGCAAGTTCCTGATCATTTAAAGAAATTGGTGGCCAATGGGGCCGTTCTGAATCAAGAAAATTTACCTACTGAATTGGCTGACAAGTTACCCGTGCGCGCTTATATCGACGGTCAGCTCAAGGCACTCTACGGCCAGCATCCAGACTTATCGGAACAAATGAAACCATTAAAAATGTTTTAG